In the genome of Peromyscus eremicus chromosome 1, PerEre_H2_v1, whole genome shotgun sequence, the window GCGGGCCTCGGAGGGCGGGGTGCCTGGGAGGAGAGCAGCTTGCCTTGTTTGAACCCTTCAGACTGGAAGCGTCGGCCCGGGTTCCAGGCTTCCGGTGGACGGGAAGGTTCTGGAGATGGTCCTCAGGACCCGTATGTTTGCGTACGCTTTAAGGGAGGGTTTAGCAGGATCTCGCTCTTTAGGACGTTGAGCTGCGTTTGTCGAAAGGTGGTTTCTAAGATTACCTGTGTGTGAACAGTATGTGTGTTCTGAGGAGCTGCGTCCACTTAGAGTTGAATGGTAGCAGTAGTAATTTGTGTGGTTTTATCTGACTTTGGAAGTACTCGTCCGTGCTAATTTTTGTGATTTTGACCTTTCCAACTgttagtcgggcggtggtggcgcacacctttaatcccagcactcgggaggcagagccaggcggatctctgtgagttcaaggccagcctgggctacagagcgagatccaggacaggcaccaaaactacacagagaaaccctgtctcgggggggaaaaaaaaaaagaatatgtcaaAGTATTGTTGAGCCTCACACTCACTGCCTTCCTATATTATTTAAAagaactttcctttttttcttacaCTTTCTGGGAGATCTTTTTACATAGAATTTATCTGATATGTTTGTAATTTATTGCTTTGAAGTTTGTGACTAAATATGAAGAAAGTAAAAATGATGACGAATAAAACTTCGAGTTGGGAGCAAAAGTGATTTAACTTAGGCAGGTTAGAGGAACATTTTTGTAATTTGATATTTGACTCAGTTTGTATGATCTTTCATTTTCCTCAGATGTCAGAGGATCTAGCAAAACAGTTGGCCAGCTACAAAGCTCAACTCCAGCAAGTAGAAGCTGCTTTGTCTGGAAACGGAGAAAATGAAGATCTACTGAAATTGAAGAAGGATTTGCAAGTAAGTATAGATGGACAGTTGTAGTTGATGTGGTTTGAAAagaatatttgtctttttaacaTGCATTGTTCAGAATCCATAGGCACTCAAAGCACCCATGAAGAAGATACTccttatttatgtatacatgcacacctgtgtgcaGGCACTGAAGCTTCTAAAGTTGCTTCCTCCATTTGGTGTACATCAAAATGAATGAAACACTCATGGTTTTGTAAATCTTGTATGTGCTTTTAGTATTTCATGAGAAGAAACCTTTCAACAgaacatgcttttatttttaaaaatttgacaaGGAAACTTAGTTGAAAAGGTAATACCACTAAAGGAGGAATGTGTAACCGGATTAAGGTCCTTTTTAGTGACACAGGGTTATTTGAAAATAACATGGGACCTTATTTTTCAACACTCATGATGTGTGTACATAAAATGTGTACAGAGATGACATTCTGTCTTTGTGGGTGTTATATGAACTTCAGACTAGGCTTTGTAGTTGTTGAGCCTTGTCTAAGTTGAATTGGTGTGAAAAGGAGATCTAACTTTTCATGGGGGATAGGAAGTATGAAACTTGGAAGGACATGCATTGGGGCTTCAGGACAAACTCAGTATCTGTTGCTTCTCAGAACACCAGGTTAAGAAAAATACCATATGTAACTTGTAAATATTGTATACGAAAATTTTGGTTTTAAGAACATCCTTAAAATTCTGAACCTGATCCTTTAGAAGTTTTCAGGGTGTTTTTATGATCTCTGCTTGTTCTATGCCCCATCTAAACAGTCCTTCCCTTTATCTTCTTGAGGGCCATTAATATCATTAGATTTTGCCAGCTATATACACCTTTAGGAAGTGTACTCAGGAAGCGGAAGTAAGCAGAGCTTTGAGTCccaggccatccagagctacatagtgagaccctatctcaaaacaaaaacctccacaAAATTTCATATGTAACTTACTTGAGAGGGCTTAATAGGTTTGGAAGTCTGAAAGATcttatttgtaatttaaaatgagttagaaattTTCAAACTCAGATTCTAGACTTACAATagtgtaaatgttatttttaaaaacagaaagtatGTGGGATAATTTTACTTTGAATAAGACTCTCCTTCAGTGTTTAGAAGCCAGGCCTGTGGAGTGCATGTGACATTCAGTAAGAAGAGGTGTTTAGAAAACAGTTTCTCTCACCCCCAGCTCTTGTGTAAACAATAATCCAGTGTTTCCTCCCTACTCATTGGATTTGCTCACCTACACTATGAGTCTGCTTGAAGTGACAGAGCAAATTAACCTGTCCCATCTACCTCTGCTGACTTAAAAacagtcctttcttttctttgaagagcAACACTTGTGTGTGCTTCCTGGGCAGTGGGAGGTCTGTGTAGAACTAGTAGTGGGGAGTTAGGAGGGCTTCAAACAGCATTATTACCAGGTCTTTTTAATGTTTGTGGTTAAATTATCTTTAGAGTATGGGGTCAACTATTTTGATATGAAATCTATAATGGAAAGTATGATAGGGAGAACGTTATGGTAGATACAGTATTTACCTAAAAGGCTTATCTAGGGCTCAATTAATAATGATCTAGAGGCTGAGGCTGTAACTGCTTAGAATACACAACACCCTgtggtttaattcccagcactgggtggggaaaagtcaacaaaatacaaaaagcaaatcaagcagaggcaggcagatttctatgtgtttgaggccaacctggtctgtagagtttcaggccagccatggTGACTTAGGGAGactgtcttaataaaaaaagcaaagcaataaCGACGTTGAAGTCCTTTATCTACAGATTTTCTTTAGCCATTTAGAACAGCACTGTCTGGTAGAACTTGCCTCTGCGATGGTGACTGTGTTCTTTGTCTGCTGTTCAGTGCTACAGCCACTAGCCACACATAGCTACTGAATACTTGAAATACGGCTAGGGTAACTGAGGAGCTACCATTGATTAAATTCTGGATGGTACAGATTTAGAAGCTTAAGTGTAACATCATAAATATTGACAGGATAGAATTCTTTATTTGACCAATTTtcatcagttttgttttgttttgtttgtttttcccctctTACTCCATTATGAGGAGTTTGATTTTGGTTACCTAGGTATGGTTTGAACTGAAAACTATTGGAAGATGGAAATCATCACTTAAGATTaggtaaaattagaaaaatattcagATATATATTTTTCCAACCTGGTTGTTTGCATTGAGACTAGGAAATAGCTTCTGTTTAGGTATGGGTCTCCCTTTCACCTACTTGCTGCTCTTAGGGACATATATGTCTTGTTATTTAAATCTTTAGAGTGATTATTAAGCTGtagcttttaccttttctttttgaggGGGGCATCATAATGGCTTCTAATTccttatgtttattttttcagtAAGGTTTCCATGTTTCTGactttcatataaaataaattcttttttctcttagaagagaaagtaggtgTAGTAAAATCGGACTAGCTCTTTAGTTCCCCGGGCAGTTTATAGTAATCACAAAAATAGTCCATTTATTAGGCTGTATTGCTGAATAAACTGGTTCTAAAGGAGGCAGGGGTCAAGTCACTTGTCTCATATATTACAGTGGCTCTCTGCATCCCCGAAACGCCTTCCTTCAGTAAGCAGAGTGCTTGAGTGCACCCCCTTTGACCTGCTGATATGTAGATCACAACTCCTGATGCTTCCTGGAATTGCCGATTACTGTAACTGCTGCCCATCTGTCAATGAAGGAGCAGTTTCAGAACTCAGACTTGGGGGAGGAAAAGTAATTAATGGTATGTACCTTCAAGAACCCCCTCATACATAAAATAGTTTTTCTGATACTTTGGtccatacacacatgtgaagACAAAAATTGAGAAGGTTCTTTGGAAATTACTGGGAGGGACATGTAAAATGACAAGAGTTACAGGACTTGAGGAGTAAATGCTCTGGACTTTGTTGTTTATAAGACGGGGCATCATGGCACAGGATTTTGAAAATTATGCACAGCTTTTCAGGATTcttttctttgaatatatttCCTTTCTAAAGTGGAGAAATGTTCTCTCAAATCTGAGACTTCTTATAGAGGTAGAACACATGTTTGTGCTTTAAAAACACGATCCCTGGAAGGAGATGCAGGCATTTAATGATAAAGACTTTGTGAGGTCAGGCCTGTTTATAGTCCTGGCTCTGGAGGTGGTTAACTGAGAACAAAATTGGGTAATTTACTCTTCTTTTTGTATTACTATTATTGGAAATGCTCCTGCTTTATTTACGTAGActtgtctaattaaaaaaaaaatatttgaaggcaCTCTGGTTTGCGCAAGATCCTAGGTTCAGTCTCTAGTGTTGCAGAACTAATGAATATAAAGCCATGCATCACCTCCCGTgacttagaaagaaaaagatgtctaCTTGGCAAACCTTAGAGGTAGCTTTCTGTTGAGTTCTTAACTCAAATCCGAGGcttaatggcttttttttttttttaattcacaaaaCTGACCTTTCTCCAGGTACTTaatactcttttttgttttctttctttctttctctttttggtaCAAATACTAGTTTTTTAAAAGTAGCCAGGAAGATTTAGAATCTTTAGGAGAGTAATATTTAACTTTCCTTGGCTACTGAACCAAAACAACTATTACAAAAATTCAATGGATACCTGAAGAAACTAAgggtttaattttgttatatttgtcCCCAAACATAGAATATGTTTTAAATGCAACAGTATGGGAAACTAGTAGGCAAATTCTTTGAAAATCAGGTAATGGATAATATATGTCTGCATTAGAGTAAGAATGTAGCAGATAAGTAGCTAAGTACCTGTTTATATTTTTGGCAAGTTTTTAACCATCCCTAACACACTGAGTCAAACTAGTACACAGAAGCCTGAATTAGAAAGGTATCTGCCATGCAGAGAAGCACTACCTGCTTCTGTGGGTTacctatatttttttcctttaaaatgaagctgtgctactgtgcTTGATAAGTAGGTATGGACAGTTTTGAATCTAACTTGATGATTAATACTTAAATGGGGTGAAAAATTCctggttacttttatttatgctttacAGTATTTTAGTAGAAAATGGGTATAAGTGGAAACATTGTGTGCTAATGAGACTGTTTCCAGTGTTTTGGGGACTTCATAGAGAAGTATGTTGGTTACACAGTTGATATTTCTGCCAAGTAATGCCCTATAAAACTATAGTTGCATAAAAGACACATGGTGGTTGTAAAAGTAACCTTGAATCAAAATCAGTCTCTATTTCTCATCTGTAGAGAAATCTGTTCAGTCACAAAAGGCATTTAGAAGTCAGCCACAGCAGAAACTTGTGTCTACTGTGATTTCCAATGGTTTTTACAGTTAAGTTGAATGTGCTTGTGTAGGCTTAGATCACAGCTTCACTATTAGTCTGTAGTGCTGTTCCTCAGTCTTCTCAGTAGCTATGAACAGTACATGTAGCATGCATAACTGCTTTGTGGTATGAGAACTGATACTATAAAACCAGAAAGTAGTTGACAGTATTAAATTATAAGTGTTAcggcttttgctttcttttttaggaAGTTATAGAATTGACCAAAGATCTTCTGTCAACTCAACCTTCAGAAACTCTTGCAAGTTCAGACAGTTTTGCTTCTACTCAGCCCACTCATTCATGGAAAGTAGGGGACAAATGTATGGCAATCTGGAGTGAAGATGGACAGTAAGTGTAGAAAAACAACCCTCTAACTATAACATGAATTAATAAGATACAATGGTAAgatgtttttattcagtttggaCTGCCCTATTTCAATCATCAGTGTCGGTAATGTGATTTATAAAACTAGTGTAATTCTTGGGTGGTGCCATTAACACAGCTTAATTTTAGGTTTAGTTTAAAATTTGGGGGAGAAGAGTGGTTTGGAtcctaaaggaaagaaagatgaatgACTGTTTTCTAAAATGTTCCAAACTGATGTCTCCTCAAGTTAAAAAGTGAATGGCTGGTAATCTCATTGCACTCAGGTGCATACATTGAAATTAATCACTTAAGGAttagcttttctcaaagagattaaGTATAGTGAGTAGATGtgtaagagatttttctggtgGAAATTTTAATTAGGGCGTTTGATACCAGGTGCCTCACTTTAAACCTCTCATTATTTTGCCGAAAGGGCCATTTAATTGCAGAAGTTTATTTTAGAGACATGATAATTGAGTCACTACAGTATAAGTCTTGTAGGCTGAGTACTAGATCTTTACTCACCTGCTTACAGCCATGATATCTTTACAGGTGTTATGAAGCGGAGATTGAGGagatagatgaagaaaatggCACCGCTGCAATCACCTTTGCTGGTTATGGCAATGCCGAAGTGACGCCATTGTTGAACCTTAAACCCgtagaagaaggaaggaaggctaaAGAGGACAGTGGCAACAAACCCATGTCAAAGTAAGTGACGTGTTTTTCCCAGAACAGGCTAGCTTGAACTCCTCAGTCTTACCTCGGTCTTTTGAGTCACTACATCTGGCTTCAGTAACTGACTTTGTTGTAGCATGTTAGGGTTTCCCGTTTGGGTAGTTGAAGTAATCTGCAAAGAGAATCCATGCAGGCTACATGGAGTGAGGTTATAACATTGTTTAACATTGGCCACATAGATCAGTATGTGTGCCTAGGTAAAGTGGATACTGTTCATACTAATGTAATCAATAAAGAGGGCACTACACTAAGAGCATCCACTGTATTTTTGCAAGTCAGGTCCTAAGGCTAGACCACAGTGGAGATCACCTTGGGCCTTGTCCCTGCCGAATctgtattcagaaaaaaaaaacacataatcaaGGAAGTGtcctagggctggggatgtagcttagctGTGGAGCCTTTGCCTAACTAGTGTACTTGAACCTAGTACCACAAAAGGTTTGGGGTGGGGGAAACATAAATAGTCCAGTGTAGAAGTTGTGAAGGGATATGGCAGTAGTTTTAAGAGGACAAAAAAAGGTACTATGGTTACCAGGACAGTTTCCTTAGGAAAATAACATCTAAACTAACAGTTGAAACAAGGGTTAACAAAGTACACAATGAAAGCACTGTGACATTGGTTATGTAGGTACTTTTGCTTGACTTGTCCCCCTAATTGATGTTGAACAAGCTAACATCTGCCTGATCTGTGAAAATAGTGTGTAACGGTTCTTAGACTGTTCAGTAAGTCTCCTAGAGGCAGttctgatttgaaaaaaaaaaaaaaaaaaaaatacgtggGAGGTACAGAAGTAACAAAATCTTGGGATTAAAAACTTGGGGCCAGATAGTAGATATTAGATAGCAAAAGACAAGGTCAACACTTGAAAGTCACTTCTGAGTCCAAGTGCTTATTTGTGTGAGACCGATGTCTGgtcttctcttttttgttgttgtttatttttgtgtgtgtgtctaataaATATGTTTATGATTTTGGAAGAATTAAAATTTAAGTTGCTATATAAATGTTCTTGAATTTAGAAAAATACCACTTGTTAACAGCATTTAAACCCCCTGAATAAGAaaatcagattcttttttttttctccagacagggtttctctgtgtagctttgtgcctttcctggaactcactctgtagcccaggctagccttgaactcacagagatccacctgcctctgcctcccgagtgctgggattaaaggcgtgcaccaccaccgcccggcagaaaatCAGATTCTTGTTTTACTCTTGCCTTCTGTGTCAAAGACCACTTAGCCTCGTGTTGATGATTATTTGGTGCAGGGGACTCAGGAGTTGTTCTCTCAAAAACCCTTCATCTTGTCAGTTGGTGTTAGCAAGTGGAGGTTATTGGTAGTTTAGGCCCTGGTTCTACTTAGAATCCTAGTTTGGGAAACCCAGGGTTTTGCTGTTGCTCTTCACAGAGTGTTGGTTGTGCTGTTCTTCCAGTCTTGGTCGCTGTCTTCCTTCAGTATTGATGAAATAGTTTATCTGCATTACATCACTTCATACAGTTTTCCCAAGTGTTGCATACAGTACACTAGCTGTATTTTTAGAAATTGGTAAAGGGTTAGCCAGCCCTTAAtgttgattttattgttttttttttttttttcatttgtttgtaagactgggtttcatgtagcctatgctgaccttgaactctgtgtAGCAGAGGCACAACTTAAATTCCAGATCCATCTACCTCCATTTCCCAAGTAGTAGGTCACTTCTGGGCATGCttagcaagtgttctaccattaAGCTATATCTGCCTTCTTTTAGTACTCAGTGAGTGGCGTTgtctgttttacatttatttattgtgtggatTTATGTGCACTACAgcatgagtggaggtcagaggaggacttGAAGGAGTTGATTTGCCTTCTGCCTTCTGGTTCTCAGGGTCAGACTCAGGTTAGCTCATGAGGCAtgacttggtggcaaatgcctttacatgctgaaccatttctctttagctctgtttttctttctttaagacagGATCTGGTGTATCCCAGATTGACCTCCAGCTTGCCAAGGAggactctgaacttctgatcctcctgtttccacctaggattacaggcatgctaccacacccagattttggcattgatttttaatgaaaagttGTGCTTTTGTTAATAAATTAGTATGTAAGTTTTGTTTGTGCACTTACAAGGAAGtcatattttaaatcttaattgacatttatgtctgggttttccacacagaaaagaaatgattgCCCAGCAACgtgaatataaaaagaaaaaagctttgaAAAAAGCGCAGAGAATAAAAGAGCTTGAGCAGGAAAGAGAGGACCAGAAGGTGAAGTGGCAGCAGTTCAACAACAGGGCTTACTCCAAAAACAAGAAGGGCCAGGTGAGTGACTCCTCCTCACTGTGTGTATCTGAAAGTCAGCTGTTGGTAAAGTGACTTCAGAGTAAGAAAGGAGTGTGAGTTTTCCAAAGGGCCAGTTCTTGATTTATCAAAATCGTTAGTCACTTTCTGCAATAAAAAATGAGCTTATAAGTTctctttgtatgttttgttggGTAGAAAATATAGAATTCATATACTCAACATAAGGATGACCTGATGCTCACCCATAGCTTGGCTTTTCACTGTTGTCAAGATAGCTgctctgtaacacaaattgctaaattggtcttttaataaaaaacccggagccagatattagggtaataCTGAAAGAACAAGGCACTGCCACTTCTCACCtgaccaactccacgaatcctctgacttatgcctctgagtcctcagcagaAGGGTTCCAGCTGAAAAGGCTTCTATCCGAAGGGGCTTCAGCCAAAAAGGGCTTTCTCAGCTGAAGGGCACccttagttcctgtcttctcacgccttacatacctttctccgccTAGCCATATTCTTTCCTAGCGCTGGGAGTAAAGGCAGGCGAGTGTGCTTCTCAGATACcggtagcagaggcaggagatctcaagaattgggattaaaggtgtgtgccaccactgcctggctcttgttTCTCTCCTTGACTGAGTTaatctcatgtagaccagggtggctttgaactcagagatccagatggatctcagctttccaagtactgggattaaaggtgtgtgccaccactgcctggcctctatgtttaatctagtggctggctctgtcctctggtccTTGGGCAaagtttgttagggtacacagtatatcacgtGTGTGGCAGAGGGCAGGGGACCAGAGCATGTCTCACCATAGAATTCATTTACAGCCAGAGTTCTGTTAGACCAAAATAGAGAGCCCATGCTTTAAATAGGAATTTGAGAGTGAAAACCTCACATTTTGAGACAGGTAGCTTTATATTAGTATGTAGTGATATTTTCTACAAAAGCcacatgttttataaatattagaacttgaatatattttaacattaaaaaggTTGAGATTTGTTTTCACACACTGATCAaaaatggtttttcttttgttcccagGTAAAGAGGAGTATTTTTGCTTCACCAGAAAGTGTAACGGGCAAAGTTGGAGTAGGAACTTGTGGAATTGCTGACAAGCCTATGACACAGTATCAAGATACATCTAAATACAATGTCAGGCATTTGATGCCTCAGTAATCAGAAGAACTGTTGGATTTCATCTCTGCAGGGCTTTACATTTACCTTTTTATCCTTATATTTTTCTAAAGGTAAATTATTTGCTAGATGAGTAAGGAAGATACATTGTTGTCACTGTTTGGCTTTGGTAGAATGAAACTTGAAGACATTTGATAACTGCTATCATTTAACTTTTCATTACTACTTACCACAGTTCCTCAGAGTTTGTTGACAAGACAACTTTTCTAGGTAGATGCTGCTTAAATCAGCACTTAGATGACTGACTTCGGAACTTCAGGTCCCCACTTAACTAATGTTAAGTAGACATTTTATAAGTCCTAATTTGGAGTTTTCAGGTGCTTTGCACTTGACATATCCCAGCAATTCATTGGAACATCATGGCAAAATGCCAGCCCGCTAAAGACATCTTCAGTTTGATAACCTGGCCATTGTCCAGACAAGCCCGAGTATAGGTTAATTTATAAATGGCAAAGTTTATTTTGAGGTTATTCCTTGAATTACTTGTTTCCTGGGCCTGTTAGGTCACTTCTACAATTGACTcaccttgtattttttttgtcattgagtttgaattttatattaaaaaacaaacaaaccatgttTAGGATACGCTCCCCTTCTCTGgtgtttatttggtgttttgtatttttttttcctttgttgattTTTCACTTGTGGTAGTGGTACCATTTTGGGGATGTGTAATGTTTATATGGGAAAACAAAAAGCTGATGTATAGCCCTGTATACAATGTAGATACTATTTTTGTAAAAAACCAAGGCTAAATTAATGAACAAGAGTACTGAATGTTTCATGATTAAATTTTTCCTGTATTTCTTGTGCATTAATCTGACCATAATTCCCCTGTATATTATGTTCATGTAGCTGAGTTTGTACTTTTTATTAACTAGATCAAGTTGCCAGCATTTGTTGGTATAAGTGAGCACCACAGTTATCCAAGTTGAGTTTAAGCCAAAAACACAGATAGAAAAAGGGTCTTCCTGTTACTGGAAGAAGACAATTTTTAGGGTGTGTGTTAATTTCAGTTTTGTATGTttaactttaataaataaagtgtttttaaaatctcCAGTGTGTTAACAAAGGGGTGGAGTCTGTAGCTGCCAGCTCTGGTGTAATGAGCCTTAGGCTTGTACACAGAACTACCAGGGAGGAGAATGTTAAGTCTGAGAAATGCTTCATAAATCCTTAAGAATTCCTTCATTGAGTATAAGAAATTGAATCCTAAAGGATTAATGGGTGTGTATGAAACTATTTGTAAATCAAATGACTTCACGAATTTTGTTTTGGTAAACTGAAATTTTTCTGACAGTGGTGAGGTagaattcttcttttcctccctaacCCAAGAGGTCAGGATATTCTTCATAAATACCTATGACAAAAGGAAAGACACGTGTTACAGCAGAAAAAGGGCTGCTTGGGCCGAGGACAGTGGTAATTTTTGCCTAGCGTGTGTAAGACCTTCAGTTAGATCCCCACTACCCGTGGCTTGCAGCCTGGGGAGTACCTAAAGCATGAGAACTCCTAAatgagaaattttaaattaatcgTGCTGTTGTAACAGACGTCTTAAGTAGTGCAGTAACAGTGGCAAGGAAATCCTTGATGAAAACTAAGTCACTTGGTGTAATTGTGTGGTTTGCTGGTGCCTTGCCATGTTAAGACAGTACTGTACTTGGTGCTTGTATTGGCAGTTTTGCTGTAACTGGGCCATCTGCCTTAAACAATGTtcctttctgtgtgtttctttttcttaagggCTGTGTCTTAGGAAAGGAATAGAAGTGTTCTGAAAATAGGTGGACATAAAAGCAGCAGCTCGGTGTCCGATGAAACGTGGCCCTTGGGGACATCCTAATGTTGCACTGATGATGTTGGTTTCTTTGGACTAAACTGAAAGTTAGGACCCGGGGAGGTGAGGAGTTCGCTGTTAAAAAGACCACGTTCCAAATGAAAGTGCTTAAGCTCTCTATGTTCTAAAATTAAATAGGAACCCTAGGTGTACTGTGTTTTGTTACAAAATTTAGTGTGGAGttcttaaaaagatttaaaacagAAACTGACAAACTGGAATTCAAATACAGATTGTAAGTATCTTCTCAAAGCCTGATTGACTTTTAAAGTTGACCTAATAGTCTTAAAAATAAGTAACCAGAAATTTAGCAGTAATCACAATTAGCAAATGCTGTTTTAATTAACATGTGGCAAGACCTATAG includes:
- the Smndc1 gene encoding survival of motor neuron-related-splicing factor 30 isoform X2 yields the protein MSEDLAKQLASYKAQLQQVEAALSGNGENEDLLKLKKDLQEVIELTKDLLSTQPSETLASSDSFASTQPTHSWKVGDKCMAIWSEDGQCYEAEIEEIDEENGTAAITFAGYGNAEVTPLLNLKPVEEGRKAKEDSGNKPMSKKEMIAQQREYKKKKALKKAQRIKELEQEREDQKVKWQQFNNRAYSKNKKGQVKRSIFASPESVTGKVGVGTCGIADKPMTQYQDTSKYNVRHLMPQ
- the Smndc1 gene encoding survival of motor neuron-related-splicing factor 30 isoform X1 encodes the protein MDRMMAGLGGRGAWEESSLPCLNPSDWKRRPGFQASGGREGSGDGPQDPYVCVRFKGGFSRISLFRTLSCVCRKMSEDLAKQLASYKAQLQQVEAALSGNGENEDLLKLKKDLQEVIELTKDLLSTQPSETLASSDSFASTQPTHSWKVGDKCMAIWSEDGQCYEAEIEEIDEENGTAAITFAGYGNAEVTPLLNLKPVEEGRKAKEDSGNKPMSKKEMIAQQREYKKKKALKKAQRIKELEQEREDQKVKWQQFNNRAYSKNKKGQVKRSIFASPESVTGKVGVGTCGIADKPMTQYQDTSKYNVRHLMPQ